TGAGTCTGTTGCGCAGAAATCATTCCTGAGAAAAAAATAACTGCAATTAGGATTTTAGCTTTCATAATACTTGGTTTTAGTAAAGTAGTTTGTAGTTTCTAATATTTTACATTGCAAAGATATATATTAATTTAAGTATTATGCAATACAAAGTAGTAAGTAAAATTTATGATTGATTTTAACTTGTTGATTGTCAGCGATAAAATTTTTAAACTGATTTATTATTAAGACAACTGTTGCTAAAGAATTGTTACATCAACAATTAAAAAAAATGAAAAAAGCCCTTGCAAAATGTTACAAAGGCTTAGTTATCCGCTAGTTCGGACAGGAATTTTTAATGTTTTATTTCATTATTTTGATAAGATTCTAAACCAAAACGGCATTCGGATTTTCAAATTCTTCATTCTTTTCGAAATGAGAAAGACTTGTCAAAGTTGAATTTGCAATTTGGTCAAGCGCTTCCTGTGTGAAAAAAGCCTGATGCGCCGTAACCAAAACATTCGGGAAACTCATCAAACGCTGGATGGTATCATCTTCGATAATTGTATGAGAAAGATCCCGGAAAAATAATTTTTCTTCCTGCTCATAAACATCGATTCCCAGATAACCAATGTGCTTAGACTTTAGACCATCAATCACAGCTTTGGTATCAATCAAGCCGCCACGACTGGTGTTGATTAGCATTACATTTTTCTTCATTTTTTTGATTGAATCGGCATTAATCAAATGACGAGTAGAGTCCATCAAAGGGCAGTGAAGCGACACAATATCAGATTCAGAAAGTAATTGTTCCTGAGAAACATATTCAATTCCTAAATCTTTAAGTTCCTGATTTTCTGTAATGTCATAAGCTAAAACTCTCGCACCAAATCCCTTTGCAATCTTAGCAAATGCAGCACCGATATTTCCAGTTCCTATAACGCCGATGGTTTTTTGATAAAGATTAAAACCCATCAATCCGTTCAGAGCAAAATTCTGTTCGCGAACGCGGTTATAAGCTTTATGTGTTTTTCTGTTAAGCGTAAGAATCATTGCCATTGCGTGTTCTGCAACCGCTTCCGGAGAATAAGCTGGAACTCTGCTGACTTTCAAACCAAGACGTTTGGCAGCTTCCAAATCTACATTGTTGAAGCCCGCGCATCGCAGTGCAATATATTTTACGCCTTTTTTGGCAAGATGTTCTAGAACTTCTGCATCTAGTTTGTCATTCACAAAGGCACAAATAGCATCTGTATTTTCGATGAGATTGAGAACGTGTGGACCTAGATGCGTTTCGAAATAATCCAGTTCAAAATTGAATTGCTGATTCGCTTTATTAAAAAATTCTTTGTCGTAAGGTTTGGAAGAGAAGAATGTGATTTTCATATTTAAAGTTATTATCATTTAATTTTTAATCACAAAAGGCACATAAGATTTTCATCTTTCTGCTCACGAAAAAGTACAAATTAGTTTTATTAGACATTTCCTTTTTTGCTCTCTATATCAATGTGAGTTTAAATTTAATTCATTCCTTTTGTGACTTTTGTGGTCAATGAATTTTAGATTATTCTTAGTTGCTATTCGTTACTCAACTCGATTTTTTCGGGCTAACTTTTTATCAACCCAAATCGTAGCAAAAGGAAAAAAAGCACCCATCAATGCAAAGATAAAATCCTCATCATCCCAATCATATATTTTTCTCGTTGCTGGAAGGAAAATAAGATAAAGCGTGAAGAAAAGTCCGTGGATACTCCCAATAGTACTGATGTAAATAATGGCGAAAATATCTTCCGGCTCAATGCGAATCCAAATCATTGCTGAGAATAATAAAAGCCACGAAACGGCTTCGGCAAAACAAATTTGCTTAAACCATTTGATGAGCTTCTCTTCGGGATATTTTGAGTAATATTTTTCTATGACGTTCATATTAAAGCAAAGATAAAAGAATAAAGAACAAAGAAAACCGATTGATGATTAAACTCATTTATTTATAAAAACTACTTCCATCCAAATATTCAAAAACCTCTGGAGGTAACATTGGTCGAGTATTTTTACCTTCCTTAATCATATTACGGATTTCCGTCGCTGAAAGTTCTATGACGGGTGCTTTGATTAGCGAAATATTCTCGTGCTGCAAATAGTCCGAATCTTTTTTCTCTTCACCGAAAATTCTAGGATAAACAATGATTTGATGATTTTTTAACAGCAGTTCATAGTTTTTCCATTTGTGAAGGCTTCCCAGATTGTCTTCACCCATTATCAAAGAGAAGGAATAATCCGGATATTTTTCGTTCAGATAAGTTAGTGTATCAATCGTATAACTGGGAACCGGAAGTGAAAACTCGACATTGGAAGCCCGCATTTTTGGATAATTTTTGATGGCCAATTGCACCATATCCAATCGGTTGTGGTCTTTCAAAAGTGATTTTTTGTCTTTGAAAGGATTTTGCGGACTTACGACAAACCACAATTCTTCCATATCAGAATTCTCTAAAATATAATTCCCAAGAATCAAATGCCCAATATGAATGGGATTGAATGAGCCGAAAAATAATCCGATTTTTTTACGTTTTTCCAAGATAGAGTAGTCCTTTTATACTTTTCAAATTTAGAAAATAATAATTGAAATCGAATTCTAAGTCAAATCATTAATTTTCTCATTTGACCATTTAATAATCAAT
The genomic region above belongs to Epilithonimonas zeae and contains:
- the nadD gene encoding nicotinate (nicotinamide) nucleotide adenylyltransferase codes for the protein MEKRKKIGLFFGSFNPIHIGHLILGNYILENSDMEELWFVVSPQNPFKDKKSLLKDHNRLDMVQLAIKNYPKMRASNVEFSLPVPSYTIDTLTYLNEKYPDYSFSLIMGEDNLGSLHKWKNYELLLKNHQIIVYPRIFGEEKKDSDYLQHENISLIKAPVIELSATEIRNMIKEGKNTRPMLPPEVFEYLDGSSFYK
- a CDS encoding 2-hydroxyacid dehydrogenase, whose protein sequence is MKITFFSSKPYDKEFFNKANQQFNFELDYFETHLGPHVLNLIENTDAICAFVNDKLDAEVLEHLAKKGVKYIALRCAGFNNVDLEAAKRLGLKVSRVPAYSPEAVAEHAMAMILTLNRKTHKAYNRVREQNFALNGLMGFNLYQKTIGVIGTGNIGAAFAKIAKGFGARVLAYDITENQELKDLGIEYVSQEQLLSESDIVSLHCPLMDSTRHLINADSIKKMKKNVMLINTSRGGLIDTKAVIDGLKSKHIGYLGIDVYEQEEKLFFRDLSHTIIEDDTIQRLMSFPNVLVTAHQAFFTQEALDQIANSTLTSLSHFEKNEEFENPNAVLV
- a CDS encoding DUF3817 domain-containing protein, which gives rise to MNVIEKYYSKYPEEKLIKWFKQICFAEAVSWLLLFSAMIWIRIEPEDIFAIIYISTIGSIHGLFFTLYLIFLPATRKIYDWDDEDFIFALMGAFFPFATIWVDKKLARKNRVE